One Triticum dicoccoides isolate Atlit2015 ecotype Zavitan chromosome 5B, WEW_v2.0, whole genome shotgun sequence genomic window carries:
- the LOC119308118 gene encoding probable alpha,alpha-trehalose-phosphate synthase [UDP-forming] 7 codes for MFSRSYTNLLDLANGNLSALDYGGSSGGGGGRPPRPRRMQRTLTTPGTLAELDEERAGSVASDVQSSLANDRIIVVANTLPVRCERRPDGRGWTFCWDEDSLLLHLRDGLPEDMEVLYVGSLRADVPAAEQEDVAQALLDRFRCVPAFLPKDLSDRFYHGFCKQTLWPLFHYMLPFTSDHGGRFDRSNWEAYVLANKLFSQRVIEVLNPDDDYIWIHDYHLLALPSFLRRRFNRLRIGFFLHSPFPSSELYRSLPVRDEILKSLLNCDLIGFHTFDYARHFLSCCSRMLGIEYQSKRGYIGLDYFGRTVGIKIMPVGINMVQLKSQLQLPDLESRVAELRKQFHGKTVLLGVDDLDIFKGINLKILAFEHMLKTHPKWQGRAVLVQIANPRGGSGKDVQGLKAEIEESCTRINQQFGRSGYSPVELVYRTLSSVERMAYYTLAECVVVTAVRDGMNLTPYEYIVCRQGIPGLDGGDAPKRKSMLVVSEFIGCSPSLSGAIRVNPWNIDTTAEAMNESIALSENEKQLRHEKHYRYVCTHDVAYWSKSYIHDLERSCRDHFRRRCWGIGLGFGFRVVALDRNFKKLTVDSIVADYKKSNSRVILLDYDGTLVPQTTINRTPNETVVNIMNALCADKKNVVFIVSGRGRSSLEKWFNSCPELGIAAEHGYFMRRTRDEQWQINNQCSEFGWMQMAEPVMNLYTEATDGSYIETKESALVWHHQDADPGFGSAQAKEMLDHLESVLANEPVSVKSGQHIVEVKPQSVSKGFVAEKILSMLTENKRQADFVLCIGDDRSDEDMFEGIADIMRRRIVDPQTSLYACTVGQKPSKAKYYLDDTNDVLNMLEALADVSEEVGSPEELEILSPSEEA; via the exons ATGTTCTCGCGATCCTACACCAACCTGCTCGATCTCGCCAATGGGAATCTCTCGGCACTCGACTACGGGGGCTCCAGCGGGGGTGGCGGCGGGCGGCCGCCGCGGCCGAGGCGGATGCAGAGGACGTTGACGACGCCGGGCACGCTGGCGGAGCTCGACGAGGAGCGCGCGGGGAGCGTAGCTTCGGACGTGCAGTCGTCGCTCGCCAACGACCGCATCATCGTTGTCGCCAATACGCTCCCCGTGCGCTGCGAGCGCCGACCCGACGGCCGCGGCTGGACCTTCTGCTGGGACGAAGACTCGCTCCTGCTCCACCTCCGCGACGGCCTCCCCGAGGACATGGAGGTCCTCTACGTCGGCTCCCTCCGCGCCGACGTGCCAGCCGCTGAGCAGGAAGACGTCGCGCAGGCGCTCCTCGACAGGTTCCGCTGCGTACCGGCCTTCCTCCCCAAGGACCTCTCCGACCGCTTCTACCACGGCTTCTGCAAGCAGACCCTGTGGCCGCTCTTCCACTACATGCTCCCCTTCACCTCCGACCACGGTGGCCGCTTCGACCGCTCCAACTGGGAGGCCTACGTCCTTGCGAACAAACTCTTCTCGCAGCGCGTCATCGAGGTCCTCAACCCCGACGACGACTACATCTGGATCCACGACTACCACCTCCTGGCGCTCCCCTCTTTCCTGCGCCGCCGATTCAACCGCCTCCGCATCGGATTCTTCCTGCACAGCCCATTCCCATCATCGGAGCTCTACCGTAGCCTGCCCGTCCGTGACGAGATCCTCAAATCCTTGCTCAACTGTGATCTCATTGGCTTCCATACCTTTGATTACGCCCGCCATTTCCTCTCTTGCTGCAGCCGCATGCTCGGAATCGAGTACCAATCCAAGAGAGGCTACATTGGGCTCGATTACTTTGGCCGCACTGTGGGGATAAAGATCATGCCTGTTGGGATTAACATGGTGCAGCTTAAATCGCAGCTCCAGCTTCCTGATCTCGAGTCGCGTGTTGCAGAGCTACGGAAGCAGTTTCATGGGAAGACTGTCTTGCTTGGTGTGGATGATCTGGACATATTCAAGGGGATTAACCTGAAGATTCTTGCGTTTGAGCATATGCTCAAGACACACCCAAAATGGCAGGGCCGAGCAGTGCTAGTGCAGATTGCAAACCCAAGGGGTGGTAGTGGGAAGGACGTGCAAGGATTAAAGGCTGAGATCGAGGAAAGTTGCACGAGGATTAATCAACAGTTTGGGCGGTCGGGGTATAGTCCTGTGGAGCTTGTTTATAGGACATTGTCGAGTGTGGAAAGGATGGCATATTACACTCTGGCTGAGTGCGTCGTTGTTACTGCAGTGAGGGATGGGATGAACCTCACACCATATGAGTACATTGTGTGTAGACAGGGGATTCCTGGTTTGGATGGTGgtgatgcaccaaagaggaaaagtATGCTAGTTGTGTCAGAATTCATAGGTTGCTCGCCATCATTGAGTGGAGCAATCCGGGTGAACCCTTGGAACATTGATACAACAGCAGAGGCAATGAACGAGTCCATTGCTTTGTCAGAGAATGAAAAGCAATTGCGCCATGAGAAGCATTATCGATATGTCTGCACACATGATGTTGCCTATTGGTCTAAGAGCTATATTCATGATCTGGAGAGAAGCTGCAGGGACCATTTTAGGAGGAGGTGCTGGGGTATTGGACTTGGATTTGGATTTAGAGTGGTTGCTCTAGACCGCAACTTCAAAAAGCTTACAGTGGATTCTATTGTTGCTGATTACAAGAAGTCGAACAGCAGGGTTATACTTCTGGACTATGATGGAACTCTAGTACCACAAACTACGATCAATCGAACTCCAAATGAGACTGTTGTTAACATCATGAATGCTCTTTGTGCTGATAAGAAGAATGTTGTTTTCATTGTAAGTGGAAGAGGTAGGAGTAGCCTTGAGAAGTGGTTCAACTCTTGCCCTGAGCTTGGCATTGCGGCTGAACATGGTTACTTTATGAG GCGAACCAGAGATGAGCAATGGCAAATAAATAACCAGTGCTCAGAGTTTGGATGGATGCAAATGGCTGAGCCAGTAATGAACCTGTATACAGAAGCTACTGATGGTTCGTATATTGAAACCAAAGAGAGTGCTTTGGTCTGGCACCACCAAGATGCTGACCCTGGTTTTGGATCTGCACAAGCAAAAGAAATGTTAGATCATTTGGAGAGTGTTCTTGCCAATGAGCCAGTCTCTGTGAAGAGTGGCCAACACATTGTAGAGGTTAAACCTCAG AGTGTCAGCAAGGGATTTGTCGCGGAGAAGATCCTATCGATGCTGACAGAGAATAAAAGACAAGCAGATTTTGTCCTCTGCATAGGTGATGATCGATCAGATGAGGATATGTTTGAAGGAATAGCTGATATTATGAGGCGGAGGATTGTTGATCCCCAAACCTCGCTCTATGCCTGCACAGTCGGCCAGAAACCAAGCAAGGCCAAGTATTATTTGGATGATACTAATGATGTTTTGAACATGCTCGAGGCACTTGCAGATGTATCAGAGGAGGTTGGTTCACCAGAAGAATTGGAGATACTTTCTCCGTCGGAGGAGGCATGA